One Miscanthus floridulus cultivar M001 chromosome 11, ASM1932011v1, whole genome shotgun sequence DNA window includes the following coding sequences:
- the LOC136492842 gene encoding tubby-like F-box protein 7 translates to MSFRSMVRDIRESFGNISRRNFEVRIHHRGKSLGSSSDLQDKPAEIQQSRWASLPPELLRDVMKRLEEDDSSWPDRKDVVSCASVCTTWRDMCKDIVRSPEHCAKLTFPISLKQPGPRDGVIQCFIKRDKSKLTYRLYLSLSSAVLDENGKFLLAAKRSCRMAHTEYAMFMGSRNFSRSSTGYIGKLRSNFLGTKFIIYDTQPPYNAGKLCAQERAPSRRLSSRKVSPRVPMGSYPIAQVNYELNVLGTRGPRRMQCAMHSIPASAVEPGGVVPGQSKELLPRLFDESFRSTATSFSKYSVVDSSMDLSSCRFSELSGGALQEGSDDSEKEKPLVLRNKAPRWHEQLQCWCLNFRGRVTVASVKNFQLIASAPQPAPVGASSAPPQAATPPTQTQPQASVPSSSSSSHAHDPVILQFGKVGRDMFTMDYRYPLSAFQAFAICLTSFDTKLACE, encoded by the exons ATGTCTTTTCGGAGCATGGTTCGTGATATAAGGGAAAGTTTTGGGAATATATCGAGGCGGAACTTTGAGGTGAGAATTCACCACAGAGGGAAGTCTCTTGGATCTTCAAGTGACTTGCAAGACAAGCCTGCTGAAATTCAGCAAAGCAGGTGGGCTAGCCTTCCTCCTGAGTTACTCCGCGATGTGATGAAAAGGTTGGAGGAAGATGACAGTAGCTGGCCGGATCGCAAGGACGTTGTTTCTTGTGCCTCTGTTTGTACAACCTGGAGGGATATGTGTAAGGATATAGTGAGAAGTCCAGAACATTGTGCAAAGCTCACATTTCCAATATCTCTTAAACAG CCTGGACCCCGAGACGGAGTAATCCAATGTTTCATAAAAAGGGACAAATCAAAGCTAACATACCGGCTCTACTTGTCCCTTAGCTCTG CTGTGCTTGATGAGAACGGAAAGTTCCTATTAGCAGCGAAAAGGAGCTGCAGGATGGCGCACACGGAGTATGCTATGTTTATGGGTTCAAGGAATTTCTCCCGATCGAGTACTGGCTACATTGGGAAGTTAAG gTCAAATTTCCTTGGAACTAAATTTATCATCTACGACACACAGCCTCCGTACAATGCCGGGAAACTTTGCGCACAGGAACGTGCCCCCAGCCGTCGGTTGTCTTCCAGGAAAGTTTCACCAAGAGTTCCAATGGGCAGCTACCCCATTGCTCAGGTAAACTACGAGCTGAACGTGCTCGGAACCCGGGGGCCAAGGCGGATGCAGTGTGCTATGCATTCCATCCCTGCATCAGCAGTCGAGCCTGGCGGTGTTGTGCCTGGCCAATCGAAGGAGCTCCTCCCAAGGCTGTTCGACGAGTCCTTCCGCAGCACAGCAACTTCTTTCTCCAAGTACTCTGTCGTGGACAGCTCCATGGACCTGAGCAGCTGCCGGTTCTCCGAGCTCAGTGGAGGGGCTCTGCAAGAAGGCAGCGACGACTCAGAGAAGGAGAAGCCTCTGGTTCTGCGCAACAAGGCGCCAAGGTGGCACGAGCAGCTGCAGTGCTGGTGCCTCAACTTCCGCGGGCGCGTCACTGTGGCCTCGGTCAAGAACTTCCAGCTGATAGCTTCCGCGCCACAGCCAGCTCCCGTGGGGGCTTCTTCTGCTCCACCACAGGCGGCAACACCTCCTACACAGACACAGCCACAGGCCTCCGTTCCATCTTCGTCGTCGTCCAGCCATGCCCATGACCCGGTGATCCTGCAGTTCGGCAAGGTTGGGAGGGACATGTTCACCATGGACTACCGGTACCCGCTGTCGGCCTTCCAGGCCTTCGCCATATGTCTGACGAGCTTCGACACCAAGCTGGCCTGTGAATGA